The bacterium genome has a segment encoding these proteins:
- a CDS encoding GNAT family N-acetyltransferase has product MTWRIRAVDPHADRAGVAALVVACYGTAGVTQAAFDHWHFGLGDGAQGMSVAVDGDHLVGMQPMELTTHLLGGRAVTAGVLTGVMVHPDYRRRGIFSALVQACEEEAWRRGAALVWTMPNDRSRRGFIKAGYLEPGERRLHVWSRRPESMLRRRAPRWLASTCAWSLRFVIGRLPSVQGTRVEQAEPDDPRLAEVAIAHQAHWPGLVQQRDEVWLHWRYATPGRPPYLVRLATDLQGRGLAWAVGALEMREGLQVGYLVDWLGMDDDALIACGVDLLTALHDLGADLVMAVVASQSQQAQLRRLGMRVLAPGLAPKRFYTVYRPAPGLGEEDLAQLRERKHWFQSIADWDTL; this is encoded by the coding sequence ATGACATGGCGGATTCGTGCCGTCGACCCCCATGCCGACCGGGCAGGTGTCGCCGCCCTGGTCGTTGCCTGCTATGGCACGGCGGGGGTGACCCAGGCGGCCTTCGACCATTGGCACTTCGGTTTGGGCGACGGAGCGCAGGGAATGTCAGTGGCCGTGGATGGTGACCACCTCGTAGGCATGCAGCCAATGGAGCTGACGACCCATCTACTGGGGGGACGGGCCGTCACTGCAGGCGTCCTGACGGGTGTGATGGTACACCCCGACTACCGTCGTCGGGGCATCTTCTCGGCCTTGGTGCAGGCTTGCGAGGAGGAGGCGTGGCGGCGGGGGGCGGCTTTGGTGTGGACCATGCCCAATGATCGCAGTCGCCGCGGCTTTATCAAAGCTGGCTATTTAGAGCCTGGGGAACGCCGCCTGCATGTATGGAGCCGGCGGCCGGAGTCGATGCTGCGACGGCGTGCGCCCCGTTGGTTAGCTTCCACATGTGCATGGTCACTGCGTTTCGTGATTGGACGCTTGCCGTCAGTGCAAGGGACAAGAGTTGAACAGGCCGAGCCGGATGATCCCCGCTTGGCGGAAGTGGCGATAGCCCACCAAGCCCATTGGCCCGGCTTGGTACAGCAGCGAGATGAGGTATGGCTCCACTGGCGCTACGCCACGCCGGGACGTCCGCCATATTTGGTGCGTTTGGCCACCGATCTGCAGGGCAGGGGGCTCGCCTGGGCGGTGGGCGCCTTGGAGATGCGCGAGGGCTTGCAGGTGGGGTACTTGGTCGACTGGCTCGGCATGGATGACGACGCCCTCATCGCCTGCGGTGTAGATCTCCTGACAGCGCTGCATGACCTGGGCGCAGACCTTGTGATGGCGGTGGTAGCCAGCCAGAGCCAGCAGGCCCAGTTGCGCCGCCTGGGCATGCGGGTCCTAGCGCCAGGCCTCGCACCTAAACGTTTCTACACCGTTTATCGACCGGCTCCAGGCCTGGGCGAAGAGGACCTCGCGCAGTTGAGGGAGCGGAAGCATTGGTTCCAGAGCATTGCAGATTGGGACACTCTATGA